A portion of the Sus scrofa isolate TJ Tabasco breed Duroc chromosome 5, Sscrofa11.1, whole genome shotgun sequence genome contains these proteins:
- the HDAC10 gene encoding histone deacetylase 10 isoform X3, with the protein MGTALVYHEDMTAARLLWDDPECEIERPERLTTALERLRQRGLEQRCLRLVAREASEAELGLVHSPEYVALLRGTQALSTEELQALSRQFDAVYFHPSTFHCARLAAGAALQLVDAVMAGVVRNGLALVRPPGHHSQRAAANGFCVFNSVAIAAKHAQQKHGLHRTHASFTSPGTAMSTGASGPTCESLMQTPSAAGGALASRSTCPGTRSGWETQITWPPSCRCCCPWPLSLCLPLLTWPCLQFNAELVLVSAGFDSAIGDSEGQMQATPECFAHLTQLLQVLAGGRVCAVLEGGYHLESLSQSVCMMVQALLGDPAPPLSGPMVPHGSALQSIQSVRAAQAPHWMSLRQQGVAPVLSSSTRSPGQGPSPPMPAGPEFKTAAAQAVAALSSLLDQLRLRPTPPVRTALALPAPLDGDLVLPHDVLCQEGSAPQEETQAWARPHEALAQDKALSALGRVLHLLDRILDGQVSSGIAATPGPAVAATLDVAIRCGLSHGAQRLLCVAVGQLDRPPHLTDDGGTLWLNVGGKEAAALSMFHVSVPLPRTTGGFLSCVLALVLPLAYSFQPDLVLVVLGPAHGLQDPQAALLAALLRGPAGGRVLALVDEESTPQLAVVLARVLHGEAPPSLGPFCMASLETMQALMHLRGQLEPQWKMLRVAGETGRPGSA; encoded by the exons ATGGGGACCGCACTGGTGTACCACGAGGACATGACGGCTGCGCGGCTGCTGTGGGACGA CCCCGAGTGCGAGATCGAGCGTCCTGAGCGTCTGACCACAGCTCTGGAGCGCCTGCGGCAGCGCGGCCTGGAGCAGAGGTGCCTGCGGCTGGTAGCCCGAGAGGCCTCGGAGGCGGAGCTGGGCCTGGTGCACAG CCCCGAGTACGTGGCCCTGTTGCGGGGAACCCAGGCCTTGAGCACTGAGGAGCTCCAGGCCCTATCCAGACAGTTCGACGCCGTCTACTTCCATCCG AGTACCTTCCACTGTGCCCGGTTGGCCGCAGGGGCTGCTCTGCAGCTGGTGGATGCAGTGATGGCGGGAGTTGTGCGCAACGGTCTCGCCCTGGTGAG GCCGCCTGGGCACCACAGCCAGAGGGCCGCCGCCAATGGATTCTGCGTGTTCAATAGTGTGGCCATAGCAGCCAAGCATGCCCAGCAGAAACATGGACTGCACAG GACACACG CGTCCTTTACTTCTCCTGGCACCGCTATGAGCACGGGCGCTTCTGGCCCTACCTGCGAGAGTCTGATGCAGACACCGTCGGCCGCGGGCGGGGCCTTGGCTTCACGGTCAACCTGCCCTGGAACCAG GTCGGGATGGGAAACGCAGATTACATGGCCGCCTTCCTGCAGGTGCTGCTGCCCTTGGCCTTTGAG ccttTGTCTGCCTCTCCTCACTTGGCCCTGCCTGCAGTTCAACGCCGAGCTGGTCCTGGTCTCCGCAGGGTTTGACTCCGCAATCGGGGATTCTGAG GGGCAGATGCAGGCCACGCCCGAGTGCTTCGCCCACCTCACGCAGCTGCTGCAGGTGCTGGCTGGTGGCCGGGTCTGCGCTGTGCTGGAG GGTGGCTACCACCTGGAGTCCCTCTCCCAGTCCGTGTGCATGATGGTACAAGCGCTGCTCGGCGACCCCGCCCCGCCGCTCTCAGGGCCCATGGTGCCGCATGGCAG CGCCCTGCAGTCCATCCAGAGTGTCCGGGCAGCGCAGGCCCCTCACTGGATGAGCCTCCGGCAGCAAG GTGTGGCCCCTGTACTGAGTTCCAGCACTCGCTCCCCGGGGCAGGGGCCCTCCCCTCCAATGCCTGCGGGGCCTGAGTTCAAGACAGCAGCAGCCCAGGCCGTGGCTGCACTCAGCTCCCTCCTGGACCAGCTACGCCTCCGTCCCACACCCCCTGTCCGCACTGCTCTTGCCTTGCCTGCGCCACTGGACGGTGACCTGGTCCTGCCCCATGACGTCCTCTGTCAGGAGGGGTCAGCCCCACAGGAGGAGACGCAGGCCTGGGCCAG GCCACACGAGGCCCTGGCCCAGGATAAGGCCCTCTCTGCACTTGGGAGGGTCCTGCACCTCTTGGACAGGATCCTGGATGGGCAG GTGAGCAGCGGCATTGCAgccaccccaggccctgctgtagctgccaccctggACGTGGCCATTCGGTGTGGCCTCTCCCACGGAGCCCAGAG GCTGCTTTGTGTGGCTGTGGGACAGCTGGATCGGCCCCCCCATCTCACCGATGACGG GGGGACTCTATGGCTGAACGTCGGGGGCAAAGAGGCAGCTGCCCTGTCCATGTTCCACGTCTCTGTGCCACTGCCAAGG ACAACCGGTGGGTTCCTGAGCTGTGTCCTGGCCCTGGTGCTGCCCCTGGCCTACAGCTTCCAGCCTGACCTGGTGCTGGTGGTACTGGGGCCTGCTCATGGCCTGCAGGACCCCCAAGCTGCACTCCTGGCTGCACTGCTTCGGGGCCCAGCAGGGGGCCGAGTCTTGGCCCTTGTGGATGAG GAGTCCACACCCCAGCTTGCGGTGGTCCTGGCCAGGGTGCTGCATGGAGAGGcaccccccagcctgggccccttCTGCATGGCCTCCCTAGAGACCATGCAAGCCCTGATGCACTTGAGGGGGCAGCTGGAGCCACAGTGGAAGATGCTGCGAGTGGCCGGTGAGACTGGGAGGCCAGGCTCAGCCTGA
- the HDAC10 gene encoding histone deacetylase 10 isoform X5 has product MGTALVYHEDMTAARLLWDDPECEIERPERLTTALERLRQRGLEQRCLRLVAREASEAELGLVHSPEYVALLRGTQALSTEELQALSRQFDAVYFHPSTFHCARLAAGAALQLVDAVMAGVVRNGLALVRPPGHHSQRAAANGFCVFNSVAIAAKHAQQKHGLHRILIVDWDIHHGQGTQYIFEDDPSVLYFSWHRYEHGRFWPYLRESDADTVGRGRGLGFTVNLPWNQVGMGNADYMAAFLQVLLPLAFEFNAELVLVSAGFDSAIGDSEGGYHLESLSQSVCMMVQALLGDPAPPLSGPMVPHGSALQSIQSVRAAQAPHWMSLRQQGVAPVLSSSTRSPGQGPSPPMPAGPEFKTAAAQAVAALSSLLDQLRLRPTPPVRTALALPAPLDGDLVLPHDVLCQEGSAPQEETQAWARPHEALAQDKALSALGRVLHLLDRILDGQVSSGIAATPGPAVAATLDVAIRCGLSHGAQRLLCVAVGQLDRPPHLTDDGGTLWLNVGGKEAAALSMFHVSVPLPRTTGGFLSCVLALVLPLAYSFQPDLVLVVLGPAHGLQDPQAALLAALLRGPAGGRVLALVDEESTPQLAVVLARVLHGEAPPSLGPFCMASLETMQALMHLRGQLEPQWKMLRVAAPP; this is encoded by the exons ATGGGGACCGCACTGGTGTACCACGAGGACATGACGGCTGCGCGGCTGCTGTGGGACGA CCCCGAGTGCGAGATCGAGCGTCCTGAGCGTCTGACCACAGCTCTGGAGCGCCTGCGGCAGCGCGGCCTGGAGCAGAGGTGCCTGCGGCTGGTAGCCCGAGAGGCCTCGGAGGCGGAGCTGGGCCTGGTGCACAG CCCCGAGTACGTGGCCCTGTTGCGGGGAACCCAGGCCTTGAGCACTGAGGAGCTCCAGGCCCTATCCAGACAGTTCGACGCCGTCTACTTCCATCCG AGTACCTTCCACTGTGCCCGGTTGGCCGCAGGGGCTGCTCTGCAGCTGGTGGATGCAGTGATGGCGGGAGTTGTGCGCAACGGTCTCGCCCTGGTGAG GCCGCCTGGGCACCACAGCCAGAGGGCCGCCGCCAATGGATTCTGCGTGTTCAATAGTGTGGCCATAGCAGCCAAGCATGCCCAGCAGAAACATGGACTGCACAG GATCCTCATCGTTGACTGGGACATCCACCATGGTCAGGGCACCCAGTATATCTTTGAGGATGACCCCAG CGTCCTTTACTTCTCCTGGCACCGCTATGAGCACGGGCGCTTCTGGCCCTACCTGCGAGAGTCTGATGCAGACACCGTCGGCCGCGGGCGGGGCCTTGGCTTCACGGTCAACCTGCCCTGGAACCAG GTCGGGATGGGAAACGCAGATTACATGGCCGCCTTCCTGCAGGTGCTGCTGCCCTTGGCCTTTGAG TTCAACGCCGAGCTGGTCCTGGTCTCCGCAGGGTTTGACTCCGCAATCGGGGATTCTGAG GGTGGCTACCACCTGGAGTCCCTCTCCCAGTCCGTGTGCATGATGGTACAAGCGCTGCTCGGCGACCCCGCCCCGCCGCTCTCAGGGCCCATGGTGCCGCATGGCAG CGCCCTGCAGTCCATCCAGAGTGTCCGGGCAGCGCAGGCCCCTCACTGGATGAGCCTCCGGCAGCAAG GTGTGGCCCCTGTACTGAGTTCCAGCACTCGCTCCCCGGGGCAGGGGCCCTCCCCTCCAATGCCTGCGGGGCCTGAGTTCAAGACAGCAGCAGCCCAGGCCGTGGCTGCACTCAGCTCCCTCCTGGACCAGCTACGCCTCCGTCCCACACCCCCTGTCCGCACTGCTCTTGCCTTGCCTGCGCCACTGGACGGTGACCTGGTCCTGCCCCATGACGTCCTCTGTCAGGAGGGGTCAGCCCCACAGGAGGAGACGCAGGCCTGGGCCAG GCCACACGAGGCCCTGGCCCAGGATAAGGCCCTCTCTGCACTTGGGAGGGTCCTGCACCTCTTGGACAGGATCCTGGATGGGCAG GTGAGCAGCGGCATTGCAgccaccccaggccctgctgtagctgccaccctggACGTGGCCATTCGGTGTGGCCTCTCCCACGGAGCCCAGAG GCTGCTTTGTGTGGCTGTGGGACAGCTGGATCGGCCCCCCCATCTCACCGATGACGG GGGGACTCTATGGCTGAACGTCGGGGGCAAAGAGGCAGCTGCCCTGTCCATGTTCCACGTCTCTGTGCCACTGCCAAGG ACAACCGGTGGGTTCCTGAGCTGTGTCCTGGCCCTGGTGCTGCCCCTGGCCTACAGCTTCCAGCCTGACCTGGTGCTGGTGGTACTGGGGCCTGCTCATGGCCTGCAGGACCCCCAAGCTGCACTCCTGGCTGCACTGCTTCGGGGCCCAGCAGGGGGCCGAGTCTTGGCCCTTGTGGATGAG GAGTCCACACCCCAGCTTGCGGTGGTCCTGGCCAGGGTGCTGCATGGAGAGGcaccccccagcctgggccccttCTGCATGGCCTCCCTAGAGACCATGCAAGCCCTGATGCACTTGAGGGGGCAGCTGGAGCCACAGTGGAAGATGCTGCGAGTGGCCG CTCCTCCTTGA
- the HDAC10 gene encoding histone deacetylase 10 isoform X4 encodes MGTALVYHEDMTAARLLWDDPECEIERPERLTTALERLRQRGLEQRCLRLVAREASEAELGLVHSPEYVALLRGTQALSTEELQALSRQFDAVYFHPSTFHCARLAAGAALQLVDAVMAGVVRNGLALVRPPGHHSQRAAANGFCVFNSVAIAAKHAQQKHGLHRILIVDWDIHHGQGTQYIFEDDPSVLYFSWHRYEHGRFWPYLRESDADTVGRGRGLGFTVNLPWNQVGMGNADYMAAFLQVLLPLAFEFNAELVLVSAGFDSAIGDSEGGYHLESLSQSVCMMVQALLGDPAPPLSGPMVPHGSALQSIQSVRAAQAPHWMSLRQQGVAPVLSSSTRSPGQGPSPPMPAGPEFKTAAAQAVAALSSLLDQLRLRPTPPVRTALALPAPLDGDLVLPHDVLCQEGSAPQEETQAWARPHEALAQDKALSALGRVLHLLDRILDGQVSSGIAATPGPAVAATLDVAIRCGLSHGAQRLLCVAVGQLDRPPHLTDDGGTLWLNVGGKEAAALSMFHVSVPLPRTTGGFLSCVLALVLPLAYSFQPDLVLVVLGPAHGLQDPQAALLAALLRGPAGGRVLALVDEESTPQLAVVLARVLHGEAPPSLGPFCMASLETMQALMHLRGQLEPQWKMLRVAGETGRPGSA; translated from the exons ATGGGGACCGCACTGGTGTACCACGAGGACATGACGGCTGCGCGGCTGCTGTGGGACGA CCCCGAGTGCGAGATCGAGCGTCCTGAGCGTCTGACCACAGCTCTGGAGCGCCTGCGGCAGCGCGGCCTGGAGCAGAGGTGCCTGCGGCTGGTAGCCCGAGAGGCCTCGGAGGCGGAGCTGGGCCTGGTGCACAG CCCCGAGTACGTGGCCCTGTTGCGGGGAACCCAGGCCTTGAGCACTGAGGAGCTCCAGGCCCTATCCAGACAGTTCGACGCCGTCTACTTCCATCCG AGTACCTTCCACTGTGCCCGGTTGGCCGCAGGGGCTGCTCTGCAGCTGGTGGATGCAGTGATGGCGGGAGTTGTGCGCAACGGTCTCGCCCTGGTGAG GCCGCCTGGGCACCACAGCCAGAGGGCCGCCGCCAATGGATTCTGCGTGTTCAATAGTGTGGCCATAGCAGCCAAGCATGCCCAGCAGAAACATGGACTGCACAG GATCCTCATCGTTGACTGGGACATCCACCATGGTCAGGGCACCCAGTATATCTTTGAGGATGACCCCAG CGTCCTTTACTTCTCCTGGCACCGCTATGAGCACGGGCGCTTCTGGCCCTACCTGCGAGAGTCTGATGCAGACACCGTCGGCCGCGGGCGGGGCCTTGGCTTCACGGTCAACCTGCCCTGGAACCAG GTCGGGATGGGAAACGCAGATTACATGGCCGCCTTCCTGCAGGTGCTGCTGCCCTTGGCCTTTGAG TTCAACGCCGAGCTGGTCCTGGTCTCCGCAGGGTTTGACTCCGCAATCGGGGATTCTGAG GGTGGCTACCACCTGGAGTCCCTCTCCCAGTCCGTGTGCATGATGGTACAAGCGCTGCTCGGCGACCCCGCCCCGCCGCTCTCAGGGCCCATGGTGCCGCATGGCAG CGCCCTGCAGTCCATCCAGAGTGTCCGGGCAGCGCAGGCCCCTCACTGGATGAGCCTCCGGCAGCAAG GTGTGGCCCCTGTACTGAGTTCCAGCACTCGCTCCCCGGGGCAGGGGCCCTCCCCTCCAATGCCTGCGGGGCCTGAGTTCAAGACAGCAGCAGCCCAGGCCGTGGCTGCACTCAGCTCCCTCCTGGACCAGCTACGCCTCCGTCCCACACCCCCTGTCCGCACTGCTCTTGCCTTGCCTGCGCCACTGGACGGTGACCTGGTCCTGCCCCATGACGTCCTCTGTCAGGAGGGGTCAGCCCCACAGGAGGAGACGCAGGCCTGGGCCAG GCCACACGAGGCCCTGGCCCAGGATAAGGCCCTCTCTGCACTTGGGAGGGTCCTGCACCTCTTGGACAGGATCCTGGATGGGCAG GTGAGCAGCGGCATTGCAgccaccccaggccctgctgtagctgccaccctggACGTGGCCATTCGGTGTGGCCTCTCCCACGGAGCCCAGAG GCTGCTTTGTGTGGCTGTGGGACAGCTGGATCGGCCCCCCCATCTCACCGATGACGG GGGGACTCTATGGCTGAACGTCGGGGGCAAAGAGGCAGCTGCCCTGTCCATGTTCCACGTCTCTGTGCCACTGCCAAGG ACAACCGGTGGGTTCCTGAGCTGTGTCCTGGCCCTGGTGCTGCCCCTGGCCTACAGCTTCCAGCCTGACCTGGTGCTGGTGGTACTGGGGCCTGCTCATGGCCTGCAGGACCCCCAAGCTGCACTCCTGGCTGCACTGCTTCGGGGCCCAGCAGGGGGCCGAGTCTTGGCCCTTGTGGATGAG GAGTCCACACCCCAGCTTGCGGTGGTCCTGGCCAGGGTGCTGCATGGAGAGGcaccccccagcctgggccccttCTGCATGGCCTCCCTAGAGACCATGCAAGCCCTGATGCACTTGAGGGGGCAGCTGGAGCCACAGTGGAAGATGCTGCGAGTGGCCGGTGAGACTGGGAGGCCAGGCTCAGCCTGA
- the HDAC10 gene encoding histone deacetylase 10 isoform X1: protein MGTALVYHEDMTAARLLWDDPECEIERPERLTTALERLRQRGLEQRCLRLVAREASEAELGLVHSPEYVALLRGTQALSTEELQALSRQFDAVYFHPSTFHCARLAAGAALQLVDAVMAGVVRNGLALVRPPGHHSQRAAANGFCVFNSVAIAAKHAQQKHGLHRILIVDWDIHHGQGTQYIFEDDPSVLYFSWHRYEHGRFWPYLRESDADTVGRGRGLGFTVNLPWNQVGMGNADYMAAFLQVLLPLAFEFNAELVLVSAGFDSAIGDSEGQMQATPECFAHLTQLLQVLAGGRVCAVLEGGYHLESLSQSVCMMVQALLGDPAPPLSGPMVPHGSALQSIQSVRAAQAPHWMSLRQQGVAPVLSSSTRSPGQGPSPPMPAGPEFKTAAAQAVAALSSLLDQLRLRPTPPVRTALALPAPLDGDLVLPHDVLCQEGSAPQEETQAWARPHEALAQDKALSALGRVLHLLDRILDGQVSSGIAATPGPAVAATLDVAIRCGLSHGAQRLLCVAVGQLDRPPHLTDDGGTLWLNVGGKEAAALSMFHVSVPLPRTTGGFLSCVLALVLPLAYSFQPDLVLVVLGPAHGLQDPQAALLAALLRGPAGGRVLALVDEESTPQLAVVLARVLHGEAPPSLGPFCMASLETMQALMHLRGQLEPQWKMLRVAGETGRPGSA, encoded by the exons ATGGGGACCGCACTGGTGTACCACGAGGACATGACGGCTGCGCGGCTGCTGTGGGACGA CCCCGAGTGCGAGATCGAGCGTCCTGAGCGTCTGACCACAGCTCTGGAGCGCCTGCGGCAGCGCGGCCTGGAGCAGAGGTGCCTGCGGCTGGTAGCCCGAGAGGCCTCGGAGGCGGAGCTGGGCCTGGTGCACAG CCCCGAGTACGTGGCCCTGTTGCGGGGAACCCAGGCCTTGAGCACTGAGGAGCTCCAGGCCCTATCCAGACAGTTCGACGCCGTCTACTTCCATCCG AGTACCTTCCACTGTGCCCGGTTGGCCGCAGGGGCTGCTCTGCAGCTGGTGGATGCAGTGATGGCGGGAGTTGTGCGCAACGGTCTCGCCCTGGTGAG GCCGCCTGGGCACCACAGCCAGAGGGCCGCCGCCAATGGATTCTGCGTGTTCAATAGTGTGGCCATAGCAGCCAAGCATGCCCAGCAGAAACATGGACTGCACAG GATCCTCATCGTTGACTGGGACATCCACCATGGTCAGGGCACCCAGTATATCTTTGAGGATGACCCCAG CGTCCTTTACTTCTCCTGGCACCGCTATGAGCACGGGCGCTTCTGGCCCTACCTGCGAGAGTCTGATGCAGACACCGTCGGCCGCGGGCGGGGCCTTGGCTTCACGGTCAACCTGCCCTGGAACCAG GTCGGGATGGGAAACGCAGATTACATGGCCGCCTTCCTGCAGGTGCTGCTGCCCTTGGCCTTTGAG TTCAACGCCGAGCTGGTCCTGGTCTCCGCAGGGTTTGACTCCGCAATCGGGGATTCTGAG GGGCAGATGCAGGCCACGCCCGAGTGCTTCGCCCACCTCACGCAGCTGCTGCAGGTGCTGGCTGGTGGCCGGGTCTGCGCTGTGCTGGAG GGTGGCTACCACCTGGAGTCCCTCTCCCAGTCCGTGTGCATGATGGTACAAGCGCTGCTCGGCGACCCCGCCCCGCCGCTCTCAGGGCCCATGGTGCCGCATGGCAG CGCCCTGCAGTCCATCCAGAGTGTCCGGGCAGCGCAGGCCCCTCACTGGATGAGCCTCCGGCAGCAAG GTGTGGCCCCTGTACTGAGTTCCAGCACTCGCTCCCCGGGGCAGGGGCCCTCCCCTCCAATGCCTGCGGGGCCTGAGTTCAAGACAGCAGCAGCCCAGGCCGTGGCTGCACTCAGCTCCCTCCTGGACCAGCTACGCCTCCGTCCCACACCCCCTGTCCGCACTGCTCTTGCCTTGCCTGCGCCACTGGACGGTGACCTGGTCCTGCCCCATGACGTCCTCTGTCAGGAGGGGTCAGCCCCACAGGAGGAGACGCAGGCCTGGGCCAG GCCACACGAGGCCCTGGCCCAGGATAAGGCCCTCTCTGCACTTGGGAGGGTCCTGCACCTCTTGGACAGGATCCTGGATGGGCAG GTGAGCAGCGGCATTGCAgccaccccaggccctgctgtagctgccaccctggACGTGGCCATTCGGTGTGGCCTCTCCCACGGAGCCCAGAG GCTGCTTTGTGTGGCTGTGGGACAGCTGGATCGGCCCCCCCATCTCACCGATGACGG GGGGACTCTATGGCTGAACGTCGGGGGCAAAGAGGCAGCTGCCCTGTCCATGTTCCACGTCTCTGTGCCACTGCCAAGG ACAACCGGTGGGTTCCTGAGCTGTGTCCTGGCCCTGGTGCTGCCCCTGGCCTACAGCTTCCAGCCTGACCTGGTGCTGGTGGTACTGGGGCCTGCTCATGGCCTGCAGGACCCCCAAGCTGCACTCCTGGCTGCACTGCTTCGGGGCCCAGCAGGGGGCCGAGTCTTGGCCCTTGTGGATGAG GAGTCCACACCCCAGCTTGCGGTGGTCCTGGCCAGGGTGCTGCATGGAGAGGcaccccccagcctgggccccttCTGCATGGCCTCCCTAGAGACCATGCAAGCCCTGATGCACTTGAGGGGGCAGCTGGAGCCACAGTGGAAGATGCTGCGAGTGGCCGGTGAGACTGGGAGGCCAGGCTCAGCCTGA
- the HDAC10 gene encoding histone deacetylase 10 isoform X2 translates to MGTALVYHEDMTAARLLWDDPECEIERPERLTTALERLRQRGLEQRCLRLVAREASEAELGLVHSPEYVALLRGTQALSTEELQALSRQFDAVYFHPSTFHCARLAAGAALQLVDAVMAGVVRNGLALVRPPGHHSQRAAANGFCVFNSVAIAAKHAQQKHGLHRILIVDWDIHHGQGTQYIFEDDPSVLYFSWHRYEHGRFWPYLRESDADTVGRGRGLGFTVNLPWNQVGMGNADYMAAFLQVLLPLAFEFNAELVLVSAGFDSAIGDSEGQMQATPECFAHLTQLLQVLAGGRVCAVLEGGYHLESLSQSVCMMVQALLGDPAPPLSGPMVPHGSALQSIQSVRAAQAPHWMSLRQQGVAPVLSSSTRSPGQGPSPPMPAGPEFKTAAAQAVAALSSLLDQLRLRPTPPVRTALALPAPLDGDLVLPHDVLCQEGSAPQEETQAWARPHEALAQDKALSALGRVLHLLDRILDGQVSSGIAATPGPAVAATLDVAIRCGLSHGAQRLLCVAVGQLDRPPHLTDDGGTLWLNVGGKEAAALSMFHVSVPLPRTTGGFLSCVLALVLPLAYSFQPDLVLVVLGPAHGLQDPQAALLAALLRGPAGGRVLALVDEESTPQLAVVLARVLHGEAPPSLGPFCMASLETMQALMHLRGQLEPQWKMLRVAAPP, encoded by the exons ATGGGGACCGCACTGGTGTACCACGAGGACATGACGGCTGCGCGGCTGCTGTGGGACGA CCCCGAGTGCGAGATCGAGCGTCCTGAGCGTCTGACCACAGCTCTGGAGCGCCTGCGGCAGCGCGGCCTGGAGCAGAGGTGCCTGCGGCTGGTAGCCCGAGAGGCCTCGGAGGCGGAGCTGGGCCTGGTGCACAG CCCCGAGTACGTGGCCCTGTTGCGGGGAACCCAGGCCTTGAGCACTGAGGAGCTCCAGGCCCTATCCAGACAGTTCGACGCCGTCTACTTCCATCCG AGTACCTTCCACTGTGCCCGGTTGGCCGCAGGGGCTGCTCTGCAGCTGGTGGATGCAGTGATGGCGGGAGTTGTGCGCAACGGTCTCGCCCTGGTGAG GCCGCCTGGGCACCACAGCCAGAGGGCCGCCGCCAATGGATTCTGCGTGTTCAATAGTGTGGCCATAGCAGCCAAGCATGCCCAGCAGAAACATGGACTGCACAG GATCCTCATCGTTGACTGGGACATCCACCATGGTCAGGGCACCCAGTATATCTTTGAGGATGACCCCAG CGTCCTTTACTTCTCCTGGCACCGCTATGAGCACGGGCGCTTCTGGCCCTACCTGCGAGAGTCTGATGCAGACACCGTCGGCCGCGGGCGGGGCCTTGGCTTCACGGTCAACCTGCCCTGGAACCAG GTCGGGATGGGAAACGCAGATTACATGGCCGCCTTCCTGCAGGTGCTGCTGCCCTTGGCCTTTGAG TTCAACGCCGAGCTGGTCCTGGTCTCCGCAGGGTTTGACTCCGCAATCGGGGATTCTGAG GGGCAGATGCAGGCCACGCCCGAGTGCTTCGCCCACCTCACGCAGCTGCTGCAGGTGCTGGCTGGTGGCCGGGTCTGCGCTGTGCTGGAG GGTGGCTACCACCTGGAGTCCCTCTCCCAGTCCGTGTGCATGATGGTACAAGCGCTGCTCGGCGACCCCGCCCCGCCGCTCTCAGGGCCCATGGTGCCGCATGGCAG CGCCCTGCAGTCCATCCAGAGTGTCCGGGCAGCGCAGGCCCCTCACTGGATGAGCCTCCGGCAGCAAG GTGTGGCCCCTGTACTGAGTTCCAGCACTCGCTCCCCGGGGCAGGGGCCCTCCCCTCCAATGCCTGCGGGGCCTGAGTTCAAGACAGCAGCAGCCCAGGCCGTGGCTGCACTCAGCTCCCTCCTGGACCAGCTACGCCTCCGTCCCACACCCCCTGTCCGCACTGCTCTTGCCTTGCCTGCGCCACTGGACGGTGACCTGGTCCTGCCCCATGACGTCCTCTGTCAGGAGGGGTCAGCCCCACAGGAGGAGACGCAGGCCTGGGCCAG GCCACACGAGGCCCTGGCCCAGGATAAGGCCCTCTCTGCACTTGGGAGGGTCCTGCACCTCTTGGACAGGATCCTGGATGGGCAG GTGAGCAGCGGCATTGCAgccaccccaggccctgctgtagctgccaccctggACGTGGCCATTCGGTGTGGCCTCTCCCACGGAGCCCAGAG GCTGCTTTGTGTGGCTGTGGGACAGCTGGATCGGCCCCCCCATCTCACCGATGACGG GGGGACTCTATGGCTGAACGTCGGGGGCAAAGAGGCAGCTGCCCTGTCCATGTTCCACGTCTCTGTGCCACTGCCAAGG ACAACCGGTGGGTTCCTGAGCTGTGTCCTGGCCCTGGTGCTGCCCCTGGCCTACAGCTTCCAGCCTGACCTGGTGCTGGTGGTACTGGGGCCTGCTCATGGCCTGCAGGACCCCCAAGCTGCACTCCTGGCTGCACTGCTTCGGGGCCCAGCAGGGGGCCGAGTCTTGGCCCTTGTGGATGAG GAGTCCACACCCCAGCTTGCGGTGGTCCTGGCCAGGGTGCTGCATGGAGAGGcaccccccagcctgggccccttCTGCATGGCCTCCCTAGAGACCATGCAAGCCCTGATGCACTTGAGGGGGCAGCTGGAGCCACAGTGGAAGATGCTGCGAGTGGCCG CTCCTCCTTGA